Proteins encoded in a region of the Phaenicophaeus curvirostris isolate KB17595 chromosome 1, BPBGC_Pcur_1.0, whole genome shotgun sequence genome:
- the C1H12orf75 gene encoding overexpressed in colon carcinoma 1 protein, producing MGCGNSTASGAGGRGATGTTKDVAEESVSDEDKRRNYGGVYVGLPSDAAAMVSSQTKAAPKD from the exons ATGGGCTGCGGCAACTCCACGGCCAGCGGAGCGGGAGGGAGAG gtGCCACAGGGACTACTAAAGATGT AGCAGAAGAATCCGTATCAGATGAGGACAAAAGGAG GAACTATGGTGGTGTGTATGTTGGCCTGCCGTCGGACGCGGCTGCCATGGTTTCCAGTCAGACAAAAGCTGCACCGAaag ATTAG